One window from the genome of Pseudoalteromonas sp. '520P1 No. 423' encodes:
- a CDS encoding HlyC/CorC family transporter, with translation MDAISTSTLFITLAVLILISGYFSGSETGLMSLNRYRLRHLEKQNHKSAKRVSKLLERPDRLIGLILIGNNLVNIAASSVATIIGMRLIGDSITGVAVTTIVLTLVVLIFAEVTPKTLAALHPEKVAFPSSWILNILLKILFPVVIVVNWITNGLLKLFGISADKIEQHSLSKEELKTVVNESGAMLPERHQNMLVSILDLEQVKVEDIMIPRNEIVGIDINDDFKTILKQLSHAQHTRVLLYRDQIDDVVGFIHSRDALRLLTKEQFTKDSLLRAVRDIYYVPEGTSLNTQLFKFQQSKERIGLVVDEYGDIQGLVTLEDILEEVVGDFTTTMTRTPSEEIHSQKDGTFIIDGSANIRDLNKEMNWSFPTDGPKTLSGLIVEYLEEIPEANVSIRLAGYPIEIIEVKENTVKLAKVLPEHKI, from the coding sequence TTGGACGCCATATCTACAAGTACGCTATTTATCACATTAGCAGTGCTTATACTTATTTCAGGCTATTTTTCTGGCTCTGAAACTGGATTAATGTCACTTAATCGCTACCGCCTACGCCACTTAGAAAAACAAAACCATAAAAGTGCCAAGCGTGTTAGTAAACTTCTTGAAAGACCTGATAGATTAATAGGTTTAATTCTTATAGGTAATAACCTAGTTAATATTGCAGCTTCGTCTGTAGCTACTATTATAGGTATGCGACTGATTGGCGATAGTATTACTGGAGTAGCAGTTACAACTATTGTTTTAACACTCGTAGTATTAATATTCGCTGAAGTTACCCCTAAAACCTTAGCTGCCCTGCATCCTGAAAAAGTGGCATTTCCAAGCTCTTGGATTTTAAACATATTATTAAAAATATTGTTCCCAGTAGTGATTGTGGTTAATTGGATCACAAATGGCTTACTTAAATTGTTTGGGATCAGTGCAGATAAAATAGAACAACATAGCTTAAGTAAAGAAGAGCTAAAAACAGTTGTGAACGAATCAGGTGCTATGCTGCCTGAAAGACATCAAAATATGCTTGTTTCTATTTTAGATTTAGAGCAAGTAAAAGTAGAAGATATTATGATCCCACGAAATGAAATTGTGGGAATTGATATCAATGATGATTTTAAAACGATTTTAAAACAGTTATCTCATGCACAGCATACTCGTGTATTACTTTATAGAGATCAAATAGATGATGTTGTTGGTTTTATTCATTCTAGAGACGCATTAAGGCTATTAACAAAAGAGCAATTTACAAAAGATTCATTATTACGTGCAGTAAGAGATATTTATTACGTACCTGAGGGAACATCTCTTAATACACAACTATTTAAGTTTCAACAAAGTAAAGAGCGCATAGGTTTAGTTGTTGATGAATACGGTGATATACAAGGCTTAGTTACCCTAGAAGATATCTTAGAAGAAGTGGTTGGCGATTTCACAACAACTATGACGCGTACTCCTAGTGAAGAAATTCATTCGCAAAAGGATGGTACTTTCATCATAGATGGCAGTGCAAACATTCGTGATTTAAACAAAGAGATGAACTGGAGCTTCCCTACTGACGGTCCAAAAACATTAAGCGGATTAATTGTTGAGTATTTAGAAGAAATTCCAGAAGCGAATGTCAGCATTCGTTTAGCGGGTTATCCGATTGAAATTATAGAAGTAAAAGAAAACACTGTAAAACTTGCAAAAGTATTACCTGAACATAAAATCTAA
- the rimM gene encoding ribosome maturation factor RimM (Essential for efficient processing of 16S rRNA), whose amino-acid sequence MSQDSIVVGKLGAPHGIKGWLKVHSFTDDPEGIFDFSPWLINQQGKVETFEVADWRRSGKGFIAKFANINDRDEAMAYTHSEITVTESQIPELPQGEFYWRDLIGMSVVTNKGYSLGKVDDLMETGSNDVLVVKANNNDGFGKSERLLPFLTDSVILNVNAEAKEITVDWDPSF is encoded by the coding sequence ATGAGTCAAGATTCTATTGTTGTAGGTAAGCTTGGTGCCCCTCACGGCATAAAAGGATGGCTTAAGGTACATTCATTTACTGATGATCCCGAAGGGATCTTTGATTTCAGCCCCTGGCTGATTAATCAACAAGGTAAAGTGGAGACCTTTGAAGTTGCCGACTGGCGTCGAAGCGGAAAAGGCTTTATAGCCAAATTTGCGAATATTAATGACAGAGATGAAGCGATGGCTTATACCCATAGTGAAATCACAGTTACTGAGTCGCAAATACCAGAATTACCGCAAGGTGAATTCTATTGGCGTGACCTTATCGGCATGTCTGTTGTAACTAATAAAGGTTACAGCTTAGGCAAAGTCGATGACTTGATGGAAACAGGTTCTAATGATGTGCTAGTTGTTAAAGCTAACAACAATGACGGATTTGGAAAGTCTGAGCGTTTATTACCATTTTTAACTGATTCAGTTATTTTAAATGTTAATGCTGAGGCAAAAGAAATTACTGTAGATTGGGATCCAAGCTTTTAA
- the gshA gene encoding glutamate--cysteine ligase, producing the protein MKKQLLKSTLAALSLEENSKSILGITRGIERETLRISKEGRLSSNAHPKSIGSALTHKYITTDFSEALLEFITPATHNAERTLNQLRDIQKFTQARLDNEVLWPMSMPCFIKNQDEIALADYGSSNIGKMKTLYREGLKNRYGSMMQAIAGVHFNISFPKSFWLSLQKIKDDSAKSQDFISDGYLGLIRNFKRDLWLLSYLFGASPALCSSFLEGKESKLPFDKLGKGSLYLPFGTALRLGDLGYTNSEQSALKVTYNNLDEYIKGLKKAISTDSELYRNIGTNEDGSLKQLNSNVLQIENEFYSPIRPKRNADSGETPIDALNRGGIEYIEVRALDVNPFSDTGISLQQIYFLDVFLLYCLLNDAPQMNCSEQNISQNNLDKVVNQGRDPNLTLTKGNEEVSIKTWGKDIFDQLALVAKWLDDAHETSHYQQAISELSQSIEDPSKTLSGQYINELKASGKDNGCFALDLANQYHEQLRSHQYVEFSESDLNSESQNSFVKQQEIEHNDKMTFDEFLKDYFKD; encoded by the coding sequence TTGAAAAAACAGCTATTAAAATCGACTTTAGCAGCGCTTTCCCTTGAAGAAAACAGCAAAAGTATCTTGGGGATCACTCGAGGTATAGAGCGTGAGACTTTAAGGATCAGCAAAGAAGGTCGTTTATCTTCAAATGCTCACCCAAAAAGTATTGGCAGTGCTTTAACACATAAATATATTACCACTGACTTTTCTGAAGCATTATTAGAGTTTATCACCCCTGCGACACATAATGCAGAGCGTACTTTAAATCAATTAAGAGATATTCAAAAGTTTACACAGGCAAGACTTGATAACGAAGTCTTATGGCCAATGAGCATGCCTTGCTTTATTAAAAATCAAGATGAAATTGCTTTAGCAGATTATGGCAGCTCTAATATCGGTAAAATGAAAACCTTATATAGAGAAGGTTTGAAAAATCGTTATGGCAGCATGATGCAAGCTATCGCAGGTGTGCATTTTAATATTTCATTCCCAAAGTCATTTTGGCTTAGCTTACAAAAAATAAAAGATGATAGCGCAAAGTCACAAGATTTCATTTCTGATGGTTATTTAGGTCTAATACGTAATTTTAAACGTGACTTGTGGCTGTTAAGTTATTTATTTGGTGCCTCACCGGCATTATGTTCTTCTTTCTTAGAAGGTAAAGAAAGTAAGCTTCCTTTTGACAAACTAGGTAAGGGCAGTTTATATTTACCTTTCGGCACAGCACTACGCTTAGGTGATTTAGGTTATACCAATAGTGAGCAATCTGCGCTTAAAGTAACTTACAATAATTTAGATGAATACATAAAAGGCTTAAAAAAAGCAATCTCAACTGATTCGGAGTTATACCGTAACATCGGCACAAATGAAGATGGCTCATTAAAACAGTTAAATAGTAATGTTTTACAGATTGAAAATGAATTTTACTCGCCAATTCGTCCTAAGCGTAATGCCGATTCAGGTGAAACGCCGATAGATGCATTAAATCGTGGTGGTATAGAATATATTGAAGTACGTGCACTTGATGTTAATCCGTTCAGTGATACAGGAATTAGCCTACAGCAAATTTACTTTTTAGATGTATTTTTATTATATTGCTTGTTAAATGATGCGCCGCAGATGAATTGTAGCGAACAAAATATCAGTCAAAACAATTTAGACAAAGTGGTAAATCAAGGACGTGATCCTAATTTAACTTTAACTAAAGGTAATGAAGAAGTCTCTATCAAAACCTGGGGTAAAGATATTTTTGATCAGCTTGCACTTGTTGCTAAGTGGCTTGATGATGCCCACGAAACATCTCATTATCAACAAGCAATTTCTGAATTAAGTCAGTCTATTGAAGATCCAAGCAAAACACTTTCAGGTCAATATATAAATGAGCTTAAAGCGTCAGGTAAAGACAACGGTTGTTTTGCACTTGATTTAGCAAATCAATACCATGAGCAGCTAAGGTCACATCAATATGTTGAGTTTAGTGAGTCTGACTTAAACTCAGAAAGTCAAAATTCATTTGTTAAACAGCAAGAAATAGAACACAATGATAAAATGACATTTGATGAATTCTTAAAAGATTATTTTAAAGATTAA
- a CDS encoding EAL domain-containing protein, producing MVRIIIAVNISPRQFSQPNFVNLVKEILIQSKLPPCNLELEITEGVLMHQESGTIAMLLELKQLGVHLSIDDFGTVCSSLPYLKQFPVDKLKIDQSFILESHNSKKDRDIVQTIVSLGKNLNMSLIAEGVEYKQHQTFYLI from the coding sequence ATGGTTAGAATAATTATAGCGGTTAATATATCTCCACGACAATTTAGCCAACCTAATTTTGTTAATTTAGTAAAAGAAATTTTAATACAAAGTAAGCTTCCGCCATGTAATCTGGAACTTGAGATCACAGAAGGTGTCTTAATGCATCAAGAGTCAGGTACCATAGCCATGCTTTTAGAACTAAAACAACTAGGCGTACATCTGTCTATTGATGATTTTGGTACTGTATGTTCATCTTTGCCATATTTAAAACAATTCCCTGTCGATAAGTTAAAAATCGATCAATCCTTTATTTTAGAATCTCATAATTCTAAAAAAGATAGGGATATCGTTCAAACTATCGTAAGTTTAGGTAAAAACCTTAATATGTCACTGATTGCTGAAGGCGTTGAATATAAGCAGCATCAAACTTTTTATCTGATATAG
- the rpsP gene encoding 30S ribosomal protein S16: MVTIRLQRGGAKKRPFYQVVVADSRCARDGRFIEKVGFFNPLARGQEEKIRLDLARVDHWVGQGASLSDRVKRIVKDARKAA, translated from the coding sequence ATGGTAACTATTCGTTTACAACGTGGCGGTGCTAAGAAGCGTCCATTTTATCAGGTAGTAGTAGCGGACAGCCGTTGTGCTCGTGACGGTCGTTTCATCGAGAAAGTAGGTTTCTTTAACCCACTAGCTCGTGGTCAAGAAGAAAAAATCCGTTTAGATCTTGCTCGTGTTGATCACTGGGTAGGTCAAGGCGCATCTTTATCTGATCGCGTTAAAAGAATTGTAAAAGACGCTCGTAAAGCGGCTTAA
- a CDS encoding transglycosylase SLT domain-containing protein — protein sequence MKKKLTLPILLVSSVAILTGCASAPPENPNNICDIFTEKRDWYFASKDAQDKWGAPKHVLMSMMYQESSFRHDAQPPMEYFLGFIPTGRASSAYGFSQAKTMTWDDYIKKTGNSGADRDDFDDAIDFMGWFVYQTHRINGVSKWDAYAQYLNYHEGWGGYRRGTYKKKKWLMPVANKVKHRASKYGAQLKKCEDELGRGWFSRFFFG from the coding sequence ATGAAAAAAAAATTAACTTTACCCATCTTATTAGTTTCAAGCGTAGCCATATTAACAGGTTGCGCTTCTGCGCCTCCTGAAAATCCAAATAATATTTGTGATATTTTTACTGAAAAACGCGATTGGTATTTTGCGTCTAAAGACGCTCAAGATAAATGGGGCGCACCAAAACATGTTTTAATGAGCATGATGTATCAAGAAAGCTCATTTAGACATGATGCTCAGCCTCCAATGGAGTATTTTTTAGGTTTTATTCCTACCGGACGTGCAAGCTCTGCATATGGCTTCTCACAAGCTAAAACCATGACTTGGGATGACTATATCAAAAAAACAGGAAACTCCGGCGCAGATAGAGATGATTTTGATGATGCAATAGATTTTATGGGTTGGTTTGTTTATCAAACGCATCGTATTAATGGCGTTTCTAAATGGGATGCATATGCGCAATATCTTAATTATCATGAAGGCTGGGGTGGGTACCGTAGAGGCACCTATAAAAAGAAAAAATGGTTAATGCCAGTTGCAAATAAGGTAAAACATCGCGCGAGTAAATATGGTGCGCAATTGAAAAAGTGCGAAGATGAATTAGGTAGAGGCTGGTTTAGCCGTTTCTTTTTTGGTTAA
- a CDS encoding inner membrane protein YpjD: MLVNSLTFIAFFFYALASSHVVARLFHKDGPNKKLTLLTSTVAILSHMALLVNLVFTESGQDLSLVNISLLICWIIVVSITTVSLRYPATLLLPVVYGFAAILLIISLFLPHHIILKSINIDIALVTHISLSFLAYCILIIATLYAIQFYFINKRLKQKDLSIAYSHLPPLMVVERQLYQLVTVGTLLLTIALATGFIFLENMFSKDFIHKTILSILAWCCFVAVAWGHKYRGWRGKSSIITTMFAAFMLTMAYFGSRFVKEVLLYQF; this comes from the coding sequence ATGCTTGTGAATAGCCTTACCTTTATTGCATTTTTTTTCTACGCCTTAGCAAGTAGTCATGTTGTTGCGCGCCTATTTCATAAAGATGGACCAAATAAAAAACTCACTTTACTTACAAGCACAGTGGCTATTTTATCTCATATGGCTTTATTGGTTAATTTGGTATTTACTGAAAGCGGCCAAGATTTAAGCCTAGTGAATATTTCTTTGTTGATCTGTTGGATAATTGTTGTTTCTATTACAACTGTATCATTACGCTATCCAGCAACCTTATTATTACCTGTTGTATATGGCTTTGCTGCAATATTATTAATTATTAGCTTATTTCTCCCACATCATATTATTTTAAAATCGATTAATATCGATATCGCTTTAGTCACGCATATCTCACTGTCTTTCTTAGCTTACTGTATCTTGATTATTGCTACGCTGTACGCTATACAGTTTTACTTTATAAACAAAAGATTAAAACAAAAAGACTTATCAATTGCATATAGTCACCTTCCACCATTAATGGTTGTTGAAAGACAACTTTATCAGCTTGTTACTGTTGGCACTTTATTACTCACTATTGCACTCGCTACTGGGTTTATATTTCTTGAGAATATGTTCAGCAAGGACTTTATTCATAAAACCATACTCTCTATTTTAGCCTGGTGTTGTTTTGTTGCTGTTGCATGGGGACATAAATATCGAGGATGGCGTGGTAAAAGCAGTATTATAACAACAATGTTTGCTGCTTTTATGTTAACTATGGCCTATTTTGGCAGCCGATTTGTGAAAGAAGTTTTATTATATCAATTTTAG
- the ffh gene encoding signal recognition particle protein, translated as MFENLQERLGKTLNNIRGRGRLTEDNIKETLREVRMALLEADVALPVVREFVKTVKERAVGTEVTKSLTPGQIFVKIVQDELEKAMGEANEELNLNAQPPAVVMLAGLQGAGKTTSVAKLSKFLIERKKKSVLVVSADVYRPAAIKQLETLAQEVSAEFFPSDISQKPVDIVNDAIAYAKRKFIEVVIVDTAGRLHVDEDMMDEIKALHNAVNPVETLFVVDAMTGQDAANTAKVFGNALPLTGVILTKTDGDARGGAALSIRHITGKPIKFIGAGEKVDALEPFHPDRIASRILGMGDVLSLIEQVEMKVDKEQAAKVANKVLKGDGFTLEDFAEQLRQMKNMGGMMSMMDKLPGMANLPDAAKSQMGDKTFNQMEAIINSMTVKERIRPEIIKGSRKKRIAAGSGTTVQEINKLLKQFTQMQKMMKKMKGKGGMMKMMRGMKNMMPPGMGGGMGGIGGPKF; from the coding sequence ATGTTTGAAAACTTACAGGAACGATTAGGCAAAACCTTAAACAATATAAGAGGCCGTGGTCGTCTAACTGAAGATAATATAAAAGAGACTTTGCGTGAAGTGCGCATGGCGTTGTTAGAGGCTGATGTTGCTTTACCTGTTGTTCGCGAGTTTGTTAAAACAGTAAAAGAACGTGCCGTTGGTACAGAAGTAACTAAAAGTTTAACCCCTGGACAGATTTTTGTAAAAATTGTTCAAGATGAGCTTGAAAAAGCCATGGGTGAAGCGAATGAAGAGTTAAACCTTAATGCCCAACCACCAGCAGTGGTTATGTTGGCAGGTCTTCAAGGTGCTGGTAAAACAACCAGTGTTGCTAAGCTTTCTAAGTTTTTAATTGAAAGAAAAAAGAAATCTGTTTTGGTTGTCAGTGCTGATGTATATCGTCCAGCAGCAATAAAACAATTAGAAACTTTAGCTCAAGAAGTTTCTGCGGAATTTTTTCCGAGTGATATTTCACAAAAGCCTGTTGATATTGTTAATGACGCAATTGCTTACGCAAAACGTAAATTTATTGAAGTTGTTATTGTAGATACTGCGGGTCGTCTTCATGTTGATGAAGATATGATGGATGAAATTAAAGCCTTACATAATGCTGTAAACCCAGTTGAAACATTATTTGTTGTTGATGCTATGACAGGTCAAGATGCTGCCAATACAGCTAAAGTATTTGGTAATGCTTTGCCATTAACCGGCGTGATCTTGACAAAAACTGATGGTGATGCCCGTGGTGGTGCAGCTTTATCAATTCGTCATATCACAGGTAAGCCAATTAAATTTATCGGTGCGGGTGAAAAAGTTGATGCGCTAGAACCTTTCCATCCAGATAGAATCGCTTCTCGTATTTTAGGCATGGGTGATGTACTTTCATTAATCGAACAAGTCGAGATGAAAGTAGATAAAGAGCAAGCTGCAAAAGTTGCTAATAAAGTTCTCAAAGGTGATGGATTTACTTTAGAAGATTTTGCTGAGCAGCTTAGACAGATGAAAAACATGGGCGGTATGATGTCTATGATGGATAAATTGCCGGGTATGGCTAATTTGCCTGATGCCGCTAAAAGTCAAATGGGTGATAAAACATTTAACCAAATGGAAGCGATTATTAACTCTATGACAGTTAAAGAGCGCATTCGTCCTGAAATCATTAAAGGTTCACGTAAAAAACGTATAGCGGCTGGTTCTGGTACTACGGTACAAGAGATAAATAAGCTATTAAAACAGTTTACACAAATGCAAAAAATGATGAAAAAGATGAAAGGCAAAGGCGGCATGATGAAAATGATGCGCGGAATGAAAAATATGATGCCACCAGGTATGGGTGGTGGTATGGGCGGCATTGGCGGTCCAAAATTTTAA
- the trmD gene encoding tRNA (guanosine(37)-N1)-methyltransferase TrmD has product MSTESKLWVGVISLFPEMFDSITKLGVTGRAVKNGIISFNSWNPRDYAFDKHRTVDDRPYGGGPGMLMMVEPLKKAITDAKAAAGDGAKVIYLSPQGRKLDQQGAAELAKHEKLILVAGRYEGIDERIIESYIDEEWSVGDFILSGGELPAMTLIDAVARLVPGVLGHSQSAEQDSFSDGLLDCPHYTRPEILDGKQVPAVLRSGDHQKIAKWRLKQSLGRTWLRRPDLLNKLALTVEQTQLLAEFQQENSELAANDS; this is encoded by the coding sequence ATGAGTACTGAGTCTAAACTGTGGGTGGGGGTGATAAGTCTTTTCCCTGAAATGTTTGATTCAATCACTAAGCTTGGTGTTACTGGTCGAGCGGTTAAAAATGGCATTATTAGCTTTAATAGCTGGAATCCACGCGATTATGCTTTTGATAAGCATAGAACCGTAGATGATCGTCCCTATGGTGGCGGACCAGGTATGTTAATGATGGTAGAACCGCTCAAAAAAGCGATCACTGATGCAAAAGCTGCAGCTGGTGATGGTGCAAAAGTAATTTATCTGTCTCCTCAAGGGCGTAAGCTAGATCAACAAGGTGCTGCCGAATTGGCAAAACACGAAAAGTTGATTTTAGTTGCTGGTCGCTATGAAGGTATAGATGAACGTATTATAGAATCCTATATAGACGAAGAATGGTCTGTAGGTGATTTTATTTTAAGTGGTGGTGAATTACCTGCCATGACACTAATTGATGCAGTAGCGAGATTAGTGCCTGGCGTGTTAGGTCACAGCCAATCGGCGGAGCAAGATTCATTTTCGGATGGATTATTGGATTGCCCACACTATACTCGACCTGAAATTTTGGATGGTAAGCAAGTTCCAGCTGTTTTACGCAGCGGGGATCACCAAAAAATCGCTAAATGGCGCTTAAAGCAGTCATTAGGTAGAACTTGGTTAAGACGTCCAGACTTGTTGAATAAACTAGCTCTGACTGTGGAGCAAACTCAATTATTAGCTGAATTTCAGCAAGAAAATAGTGAGTTAGCGGCAAATGACAGTTAA
- a CDS encoding EAL domain-containing protein, protein MMLLEIRQFNAFMTQCGELSIELDFGVVDYPSHGSNPDELLKYCRAALEQAISIEHSSLVLYSSQLGDKLNRQATLIEALKSGIQNNALYLHYQPQLNLDSNTITGAETLCRWTLEGQQVSPAEFIPLKEQSGLIIPIGNWILNTACFQAKQWLE, encoded by the coding sequence ATGATGTTATTAGAGATAAGACAATTCAATGCATTTATGACTCAATGTGGCGAACTATCAATTGAATTAGACTTTGGTGTTGTCGACTACCCCAGTCATGGCAGTAACCCTGATGAACTTCTAAAATACTGTCGTGCGGCTTTGGAGCAAGCAATATCAATTGAACATTCAAGCCTCGTTCTTTATTCTTCCCAATTAGGGGATAAGCTCAATAGACAAGCAACTTTAATCGAAGCACTCAAGTCTGGCATTCAAAATAATGCTCTTTATTTACATTACCAACCTCAGCTCAATTTAGACAGTAATACAATTACAGGTGCAGAGACACTTTGTCGATGGACACTTGAAGGCCAACAAGTCTCTCCAGCTGAATTTATTCCATTAAAAGAACAATCAGGTTTGATTATCCCAATAGGAAACTGGATTTTAAACACGGCATGCTTTCAAGCTAAACAATGGTTAGAATAA
- the rplS gene encoding 50S ribosomal protein L19, translating into MSKVNQNIILALEEEQLKKDLPAFGPGDTVVVKVRVKEGEKERLQAFEGVVIAVRNRGLHSAFTVRKISNGEGVERVFQTHSLQVNSIEVKRRGAVRRAKLYYLRERSGKSARIKEKLPAKRK; encoded by the coding sequence ATGTCAAAAGTTAATCAAAATATTATCCTAGCGCTTGAAGAAGAGCAGCTTAAAAAAGATCTTCCTGCATTTGGTCCTGGTGACACAGTTGTAGTTAAAGTTCGTGTTAAAGAAGGTGAGAAAGAGCGTCTACAGGCTTTCGAAGGCGTAGTAATCGCTGTTCGTAACCGTGGTCTTCACTCAGCATTTACTGTTCGTAAAATCTCGAACGGTGAAGGCGTTGAGCGTGTTTTCCAAACTCACTCTCTACAAGTAAATAGCATTGAAGTTAAACGTCGCGGTGCAGTTCGCCGTGCGAAACTTTACTACTTACGTGAGCGTTCTGGTAAATCTGCACGTATCAAAGAGAAACTTCCTGCTAAAAGAAAGTAG